In Halanaeroarchaeum sp. HSR-CO, one DNA window encodes the following:
- a CDS encoding HAD family hydrolase, whose amino-acid sequence MSRTDAVLFDLDGTLCVHEQDGEALLQETFETLDVEPFTDQQRLREAINEAPDADDTVSFMANAFDIAAQRAGAEPVPADAIAETYIGRFDHTAVSFREGAREALTSVGDRPVGLVTNGERAHQWQKLETLGLTDVFDTIVYGGDTTPSKPSPEPFEIALSDLGVEADATIHVGNSRSDDVAGANRVGVRSVWVPTSVDREERSTAEPVHTLDSLQQLPTVF is encoded by the coding sequence ATGTCACGAACCGACGCCGTCCTCTTCGACCTCGACGGGACGCTCTGCGTCCACGAGCAGGACGGCGAGGCCCTCCTCCAGGAGACGTTCGAGACGCTCGACGTCGAACCCTTCACCGACCAGCAGCGGCTTCGCGAGGCCATCAACGAGGCCCCCGACGCGGACGACACCGTCTCGTTCATGGCCAACGCGTTCGACATCGCCGCCCAGCGCGCCGGCGCCGAACCAGTTCCCGCCGACGCCATCGCCGAGACGTACATCGGCCGGTTCGACCACACGGCGGTCAGCTTTCGCGAGGGCGCCCGCGAGGCCCTCACGAGCGTCGGCGATCGACCGGTTGGCCTCGTCACGAACGGTGAACGCGCCCACCAGTGGCAGAAACTGGAGACGCTCGGTCTCACCGACGTCTTCGACACCATCGTCTATGGTGGCGACACCACACCGTCGAAACCCTCACCGGAGCCATTCGAGATCGCCCTCTCGGATCTCGGCGTCGAGGCGGACGCGACGATCCACGTGGGGAACTCTCGCTCCGACGACGTGGCCGGCGCGAACCGCGTCGGTGTCAGGTCCGTCTGGGTGCCGACGTCGGTGGACAGAGAAGAGCGGTCGACGGCCGAACCGGTCCACACCCTGGATTCGCTGCAGCAACTGCCCACCGTCTTCTGA
- the trpA gene encoding tryptophan synthase subunit alpha — protein sequence MGERAIARAFEDGPALVPYVVAGDPDAESTAAYVEALVRGGADVVELGLPFSEPIADGPTIEGGIRRALDAGMTPSRYLDLVADLDVAVPIVTMTYYNLIFHYGDGDVEPFVADAAAAGVDGLIVPDLPVEESEPLRAACEEHDLALVFIVAPTTTAARIERIVSQASGFVYVQARLGTTGARESVSEQTYESLERLPDVDIPTAVGFGVSSGEQASSIVEGGADGVVAGSVFVDIIASGETVPARLEETAAAIKAGATAAAAESDQSALSEPERT from the coding sequence ATGGGTGAACGGGCCATCGCGCGGGCCTTCGAGGACGGGCCCGCACTGGTTCCGTACGTCGTCGCCGGAGACCCCGACGCCGAATCGACCGCGGCGTACGTCGAGGCCCTCGTCAGGGGCGGGGCTGACGTCGTGGAGCTCGGACTGCCGTTCTCCGAGCCCATCGCCGACGGTCCGACCATCGAGGGTGGCATCCGCCGGGCCCTGGACGCCGGGATGACGCCATCACGGTATCTGGACCTCGTCGCCGACCTCGACGTGGCGGTCCCCATCGTCACGATGACGTATTACAACCTTATCTTCCACTACGGCGACGGCGACGTGGAACCGTTCGTGGCTGACGCCGCAGCCGCCGGCGTCGACGGCCTGATCGTGCCCGACCTCCCTGTGGAGGAGAGTGAGCCGTTGCGAGCGGCCTGCGAGGAACACGACCTCGCCCTCGTGTTCATCGTGGCACCGACGACGACAGCCGCGCGGATCGAACGGATCGTCTCACAGGCGTCCGGATTCGTCTACGTTCAGGCTCGTCTGGGAACGACCGGAGCCCGGGAGAGCGTGAGCGAACAGACCTACGAGAGCCTGGAACGCCTCCCCGACGTCGACATCCCGACGGCGGTTGGATTCGGCGTCAGTAGCGGCGAACAGGCCAGTTCCATCGTCGAGGGCGGTGCCGACGGCGTCGTCGCCGGGAGCGTCTTCGTCGACATCATCGCATCGGGCGAGACCGTGCCAGCGCGTCTCGAAGAAACCGCCGCCGCCATCAAGGCGGGCGCGACCGCCGCGGCTGCCGAGTCCGACCAGTCCGCCCTGTCGGAACCGGAACGAACATAG
- a CDS encoding 3-dehydroquinate synthase II: MTPSVWLKADDAVGDWETRKRRITTGLEAGVDWILVDEWDVTKVRELGEVNVAAFVTDDVDVIGEQAEDLGDADAYVVGKDGEGDGTIDLPSDFAGSADLSTVRRDGADGAFVRIFDADYEAFAEAAAADADHTLVVGEDWKIIPLENLIARIGDETDLIAGVQTAAEAETAFDTLDIGADGVLLDTDDPDEIRETVRVRDSTTRESVDLEYAEVIEVEPAGSADRVCVDTATIMDDDEGMLVGSMSRGLFFVYAETAESPYVASRPFRVNAGAVHAYARTPAGDTKYLAELKSGDEVQIVDTAGNTREAVVGRAKIERRPMFRVRARAADGDEFETLLQNAETIKVETRDGRRAITDLEVGDEVCVFRQSGGRHFGEAVDERIIEK, translated from the coding sequence ATGACACCCTCGGTCTGGCTGAAAGCCGACGATGCGGTCGGCGACTGGGAGACGCGCAAACGACGGATCACGACCGGCCTGGAGGCCGGCGTCGACTGGATTCTCGTCGACGAGTGGGACGTCACGAAGGTCCGGGAACTCGGCGAGGTGAACGTCGCCGCCTTCGTCACCGACGACGTCGACGTCATCGGCGAACAGGCGGAGGACCTGGGCGATGCCGACGCCTACGTCGTCGGCAAGGACGGCGAAGGCGACGGGACCATCGACCTCCCCAGCGACTTCGCGGGGTCGGCCGACCTCTCGACCGTCCGCCGGGACGGCGCGGACGGCGCGTTCGTCCGCATCTTCGACGCCGACTACGAAGCCTTCGCCGAGGCCGCGGCCGCCGACGCCGATCACACCCTCGTCGTCGGTGAGGACTGGAAGATCATCCCGCTCGAGAATCTCATCGCCCGCATCGGCGACGAGACGGACCTCATCGCCGGCGTCCAGACCGCCGCCGAGGCCGAGACCGCCTTCGACACGCTCGATATCGGTGCCGACGGGGTCCTCCTCGACACGGACGATCCGGACGAGATCCGCGAGACGGTCCGCGTGCGCGATTCGACCACCCGCGAATCGGTCGACCTGGAGTACGCCGAGGTCATCGAAGTCGAACCGGCGGGGAGCGCCGACCGCGTCTGTGTCGACACCGCCACCATCATGGACGACGACGAAGGGATGCTCGTCGGGAGTATGAGCCGCGGGCTCTTTTTCGTCTACGCCGAGACCGCAGAATCGCCGTACGTCGCGTCGCGGCCGTTCCGCGTCAATGCCGGGGCCGTCCACGCCTACGCGCGGACGCCGGCGGGCGACACGAAGTACCTCGCGGAACTGAAAAGTGGCGACGAGGTCCAGATCGTGGACACCGCCGGCAACACCCGCGAGGCGGTGGTCGGGCGTGCGAAGATCGAACGCCGGCCCATGTTCCGGGTTCGCGCCCGAGCGGCTGACGGCGACGAGTTCGAGACGCTGTTGCAGAACGCCGAGACGATCAAGGTCGAGACCCGGGACGGACGGCGGGCCATCACCGACCTCGAGGTCGGCGACGAGGTGTGCGTCTTCCGGCAATCCGGCGGTCGTCACTTCGGCGAGGCAGTGGACGAACGCATCATCGAGAAGTAG
- the trpC gene encoding indole-3-glycerol phosphate synthase, whose amino-acid sequence MRSILRAADERPDPDGRVAVDGQSLVTAIETTTEAGRVPIIAEVKPTSPTTDGTRTDDPLTLAREMVAGGATALSVLTEPEHFGGSTASLERIRETVDVPVVRKDFVRSEAQLDAVAADAVLLIVRFVEDLPHLVEAARDRGMEPLVEAHSSDELAEALDAGADLVGINNRDLSRLEVDLATFEAVAPSAPDDVTLVAESGIATPDDVHRMREAGADALLVGSAIMAGDVRERTRELVAA is encoded by the coding sequence GTGCGCTCGATTCTGCGGGCGGCCGACGAACGTCCCGATCCCGACGGTCGCGTCGCGGTCGATGGTCAGTCCCTGGTGACGGCCATCGAGACGACGACCGAGGCCGGGCGGGTCCCGATCATCGCCGAGGTGAAACCCACGAGTCCAACGACCGATGGAACCCGGACCGACGACCCCCTGACGCTCGCCCGCGAGATGGTGGCCGGCGGGGCGACGGCGCTCTCGGTGCTCACCGAACCCGAGCACTTCGGCGGGTCGACCGCGTCGCTCGAACGCATCCGCGAGACGGTCGACGTCCCGGTGGTGCGCAAGGATTTCGTCCGCAGCGAGGCCCAGCTGGACGCCGTCGCCGCGGACGCGGTACTGCTGATCGTTCGGTTCGTCGAGGACCTTCCCCACCTCGTCGAAGCGGCTCGCGACCGCGGGATGGAACCGCTGGTGGAAGCGCACTCCAGTGACGAACTGGCCGAGGCACTCGACGCCGGTGCCGACCTCGTGGGCATCAACAACCGCGACCTCTCTCGACTCGAGGTCGACCTGGCTACCTTCGAAGCGGTAGCGCCGAGCGCGCCCGATGACGTCACGCTCGTCGCCGAGAGCGGCATCGCCACGCCGGACGACGTCCATCGGATGCGTGAGGCTGGTGCCGACGCGTTGCTCGTCGGCTCCGCCATCATGGCCGGCGACGTCCGGGAACGGACACGGGAGCTGGTCGCGGCATGA
- the lonB gene encoding ATP-dependent protease LonB — translation MSNDPTTDAPGGGPDEADQVEESRDLSEEDLGSSVDASGDVEINEEIAEDDLLGGLQIESTADITVPERLVDQVIGQEAAREIVKRAAKQHRHVMMIGSPGTGKSMLAKAMARLLPPESLQDVLVYHNPDDSNEPKIRTVPTGKGEQIVDAHKEEARKRNQMRSFLMWIIIAIIVGYSLLIARQVLLGLLAAGVIYFAFRYSNRGSDAMVPKLLLNNADSTTAPFEDATGAHAGALLGDVRHDPFQSGGMETPSHDRVEAGAIHKAHKGVLFVDEINTLDIRSQQKLMTAIQEGKFAITGQSERSSGAMVQTEPVPCDFIMVAAGNMDAMENMHPALRDRVKGYGYEVYMEDTIDDTPEMRRKYARFVAQEVEKDGRLPHFDPDAVREIILEAKRRAGRKGHLTLKLRDLGGLVRVSGDIAKAEDAEFVRRDHVLEAKKRSRSIEQQVADNYIERRKEYELKVTQGDAVGRVNGLAVMGGDSGIVMPVMAEVTPRQGEGGQVYATGKLQEIAEEAVENVSAIIKKFSGESIRDKDIHIQFVQSYEGVEGDSASITVATAVISALENIPIAQDLAMTGSLSVRGDVLPVGGVTHKIEAAAKAGYSRVIIPKANEQDVMIEDEYDEMIEIIPVSHISEVLDVALTAEPEKDSLVDRLKSITGKALDAADSAETPGSSPSPQ, via the coding sequence ATGAGTAACGATCCCACGACTGATGCTCCCGGTGGCGGACCCGACGAGGCCGACCAGGTCGAGGAGTCACGAGATCTCTCCGAGGAGGACCTGGGCAGCAGCGTCGACGCGTCGGGAGACGTGGAAATCAACGAAGAAATCGCCGAAGACGACCTGCTCGGTGGGCTCCAGATCGAGAGCACGGCGGACATCACCGTCCCCGAACGCCTCGTCGACCAGGTCATCGGTCAGGAGGCCGCCCGCGAGATCGTCAAACGGGCCGCCAAGCAACACCGCCACGTGATGATGATCGGCTCCCCGGGAACGGGGAAGTCGATGCTGGCAAAGGCGATGGCCCGCCTCTTGCCGCCCGAGAGCCTCCAGGACGTCCTGGTCTACCACAACCCCGACGACTCGAACGAACCGAAGATCAGGACCGTCCCCACGGGGAAGGGCGAGCAGATCGTCGACGCCCACAAGGAGGAGGCCAGAAAGCGCAACCAGATGCGCTCCTTTTTGATGTGGATCATCATCGCTATCATCGTTGGCTACTCGCTTCTCATCGCCCGGCAGGTGCTGCTCGGCCTGCTGGCCGCGGGGGTCATCTACTTCGCCTTCCGCTACAGCAATCGCGGGAGCGACGCGATGGTGCCCAAACTCCTCCTCAACAACGCGGACAGCACGACGGCGCCCTTCGAGGACGCCACTGGCGCTCACGCCGGGGCACTCCTGGGCGACGTCCGCCACGACCCCTTCCAGTCGGGTGGGATGGAGACGCCGAGCCACGACCGCGTCGAGGCCGGCGCCATCCACAAGGCCCACAAAGGGGTCCTGTTCGTGGACGAGATCAACACCCTGGACATCCGCAGTCAGCAGAAGCTGATGACGGCTATCCAGGAGGGCAAGTTCGCCATCACCGGCCAGTCCGAGCGTTCCTCCGGCGCGATGGTCCAGACGGAACCGGTCCCCTGTGACTTCATCATGGTCGCCGCGGGGAACATGGACGCGATGGAGAACATGCACCCGGCGCTGCGCGACCGCGTCAAGGGCTACGGGTACGAGGTCTACATGGAGGACACCATCGACGACACGCCCGAGATGCGCCGGAAGTACGCCCGCTTCGTCGCCCAGGAGGTCGAGAAGGACGGTCGGCTCCCGCATTTCGATCCGGACGCCGTCCGAGAGATCATCCTCGAGGCCAAGCGTCGCGCCGGCCGGAAGGGCCACCTGACCCTCAAACTACGGGATCTCGGTGGCCTGGTGCGCGTCTCCGGCGACATCGCCAAGGCCGAAGACGCCGAGTTCGTGCGGCGTGACCACGTCCTCGAGGCCAAGAAGCGCTCGCGGTCCATCGAGCAGCAGGTCGCCGACAACTACATCGAGCGCCGCAAGGAGTACGAGTTGAAGGTCACCCAGGGCGACGCCGTGGGCCGTGTCAACGGCCTCGCCGTCATGGGTGGCGACTCGGGTATCGTGATGCCCGTCATGGCCGAAGTCACGCCACGACAGGGCGAGGGCGGCCAGGTGTACGCCACCGGGAAACTCCAGGAGATCGCCGAGGAGGCGGTCGAGAACGTCTCGGCCATCATCAAGAAGTTCTCCGGGGAGTCCATCCGGGACAAGGACATCCACATCCAGTTCGTCCAGTCCTACGAGGGCGTCGAGGGCGACTCCGCGTCCATCACGGTCGCGACGGCGGTCATCTCCGCGCTGGAGAACATCCCGATCGCCCAGGACCTCGCCATGACCGGGTCGCTCTCGGTCAGGGGCGACGTCCTGCCGGTCGGCGGCGTAACCCACAAGATCGAGGCCGCCGCGAAGGCCGGATACTCCCGGGTTATCATCCCGAAGGCCAACGAGCAGGACGTCATGATCGAGGACGAGTACGACGAGATGATCGAGATCATTCCGGTCTCGCACATCTCCGAGGTCCTCGACGTGGCCCTCACCGCCGAACCGGAGAAGGACTCGCTGGTCGACCGGCTCAAATCCATCACCGGCAAGGCGCTCGACGCCGCTGACAGTGCGGAGACGCCGGGCAGCAGCCCGAGCCCGCAGTAA
- a CDS encoding zinc ribbon domain-containing protein gives MQSSLIRRRPIIAGLLGFLYPGLGHIYLRAWLRAIAWFALALVTAAMVVPESAVTAFQQTGIDGLISASQDFSLEVTGSLLVVRVLNVVDAYLTGLRQERATDRQASSETPTCPNCGGELDAELDFCPWCTTELSELETEVSPEEDEGPEGLPFR, from the coding sequence GTGCAATCGTCGCTGATCCGCCGTCGCCCGATCATCGCCGGCCTGCTCGGGTTCCTGTACCCGGGGCTCGGACACATCTATCTCCGGGCCTGGCTCAGAGCGATCGCGTGGTTCGCGCTCGCGCTGGTCACCGCGGCGATGGTCGTCCCTGAATCCGCCGTCACCGCGTTCCAGCAGACCGGCATCGACGGACTCATCTCGGCGAGTCAGGATTTTTCGCTCGAAGTCACGGGCAGTCTCCTTGTCGTCAGGGTGCTCAACGTCGTCGACGCCTATCTGACCGGACTCCGGCAGGAACGGGCGACCGACCGCCAGGCCAGTAGCGAGACGCCAACGTGTCCGAACTGCGGCGGCGAACTCGACGCCGAACTCGACTTCTGTCCGTGGTGTACGACCGAACTCTCGGAGCTGGAGACGGAGGTCAGCCCCGAAGAGGACGAGGGGCCCGAGGGACTGCCGTTTCGGTGA
- a CDS encoding 2-amino-3,7-dideoxy-D-threo-hept-6-ulosonate synthase — translation MTAGKTARLDRIGRDGRFVTIPMDHGITMGPVRGLVDIEATIDAVTRGGADAVLTQKGIASRVHPNKNGKGYIVHLNGSTTIGPDENDKRVTGTVEDAVRAGADAVSFHINVGSVHEPDQIEDLAELTTEADRLGMPVLAMAYARGPGVDEHDAESLGHAVRLAEELGADVVKTAYSGDAESFEHVANAARLPVIIAGGSPQGDLATLENVQGVIEAGGAGVSMGRTIFQHDDPYAMTAAVSAVVHDEVDPETAMREAGLAVEA, via the coding sequence ATGACAGCTGGGAAAACCGCACGACTCGACCGTATCGGACGTGACGGACGGTTCGTCACGATCCCGATGGACCACGGCATAACAATGGGACCGGTACGCGGCCTCGTCGACATCGAGGCGACCATCGACGCGGTGACCCGCGGCGGTGCCGACGCCGTCCTCACCCAGAAGGGCATCGCGTCTCGGGTCCATCCGAACAAGAACGGCAAGGGCTACATCGTCCACCTCAACGGCTCGACCACCATCGGGCCGGACGAGAACGACAAGCGCGTCACCGGGACCGTCGAGGACGCGGTGCGGGCCGGTGCCGACGCCGTCTCCTTTCATATCAACGTCGGCAGCGTGCACGAACCCGATCAGATCGAAGACCTGGCCGAACTCACCACGGAGGCCGACCGGCTCGGAATGCCGGTCCTCGCGATGGCGTACGCCAGGGGGCCGGGGGTCGACGAACACGACGCAGAGAGTCTGGGTCACGCGGTCCGACTGGCCGAGGAACTCGGCGCGGACGTCGTAAAGACGGCCTACAGTGGCGATGCAGAGAGCTTCGAACACGTCGCGAACGCTGCACGGCTCCCGGTTATCATCGCCGGCGGAAGTCCCCAGGGCGACCTCGCGACGCTCGAGAACGTCCAGGGCGTCATCGAGGCCGGCGGCGCGGGCGTCTCGATGGGACGAACCATCTTCCAGCACGACGACCCCTACGCCATGACGGCTGCGGTCTCGGCGGTCGTCCACGACGAGGTCGACCCCGAGACGGCGATGCGCGAGGCGGGCCTGGCCGTCGAGGCCTGA
- a CDS encoding CPBP family intramembrane glutamic endopeptidase produces the protein MTRWLPFLALLLTLTIGVVVLARSSAEVIGSEEAPHLGGRALRWNVVVSQGLVAVIVLAVAWFAGVPLEAFGWRGFAGVPAMELASSILGGVVLGAAIALGNVLLERVVDAPALREAEAVRRLLAPASPGGWGTLLLVVVPTIAIAEELLFRGALIGALAVGFEISPWVLAVLSSVAFGAAHSAQGAIGVVVTGVFGLVLAAAFVLTGDLLVVIVAHGVVDAVEFVVHEGPLSNP, from the coding sequence ATGACCCGCTGGCTTCCGTTTCTCGCGCTCCTTCTCACGCTCACCATCGGCGTCGTTGTACTCGCCCGGTCCTCGGCCGAGGTGATCGGCTCCGAAGAGGCACCGCACCTCGGTGGACGGGCGCTCCGGTGGAACGTCGTCGTCTCACAGGGGCTCGTCGCAGTGATCGTCCTCGCCGTCGCCTGGTTCGCCGGGGTTCCCTTGGAGGCCTTCGGCTGGCGAGGCTTCGCTGGCGTTCCTGCGATGGAACTCGCGAGCAGTATCCTGGGAGGGGTCGTCCTCGGTGCGGCCATCGCGCTCGGAAACGTCCTCCTCGAACGCGTCGTCGACGCCCCGGCCCTTCGCGAGGCCGAAGCGGTCAGGCGCCTCCTCGCTCCAGCCTCGCCGGGTGGGTGGGGTACCCTCCTGCTGGTCGTGGTCCCCACTATCGCCATCGCCGAGGAACTGCTGTTCCGGGGCGCACTGATCGGGGCACTCGCGGTTGGGTTCGAAATCTCGCCCTGGGTGCTGGCCGTGCTCTCGAGTGTCGCGTTCGGCGCTGCTCACAGCGCCCAGGGCGCTATTGGGGTCGTGGTCACGGGGGTCTTCGGGCTGGTCCTCGCGGCCGCGTTCGTCCTGACCGGCGACCTGCTGGTCGTCATCGTCGCCCATGGCGTCGTGGACGCCGTCGAGTTCGTCGTCCACGAGGGGCCGCTCTCGAACCCCTAG
- a CDS encoding nicotinamide-nucleotide adenylyltransferase gives MTRGLYIGRFQPYHDGHQQVVEDIVTEVDELIIAIGSADRSHTQRDPFTAGERIMMITKSVADIDDDVVTYVVPIEDINRNSVWVSHLESMSPRFEVAYSNNPLVIQLFEESGTTVRQSPMFDRDVLKGSKIRKKMAADDGWRSLLPQPVVDTIEEIDGIERIQRVGDTDNVPLE, from the coding sequence ATGACCCGCGGTCTCTACATCGGACGGTTTCAGCCATACCACGACGGCCACCAGCAAGTCGTCGAGGACATCGTCACCGAGGTGGACGAACTGATCATCGCCATCGGGAGCGCCGACCGGAGCCACACCCAGCGCGACCCGTTCACCGCGGGCGAGCGGATCATGATGATCACGAAGTCCGTCGCGGACATCGACGACGACGTCGTTACCTACGTCGTCCCCATCGAGGACATCAATCGCAACTCGGTGTGGGTGAGCCACCTCGAGAGTATGAGTCCGCGCTTCGAAGTGGCCTACTCGAACAACCCCCTCGTCATCCAGCTATTCGAGGAGTCCGGGACGACGGTTCGCCAGTCGCCCATGTTCGATCGCGACGTCCTCAAGGGCTCGAAGATCCGAAAGAAGATGGCCGCGGACGATGGGTGGCGTTCGTTGTTGCCCCAGCCGGTCGTCGACACCATCGAGGAGATCGACGGGATCGAG
- a CDS encoding MGMT family protein: protein MEAAGIYARESATLDRYVQIGVVGSKVISVSFPETPDQDAEAEHALLDRIFGYLDGEPDEFQDVDVAFTIPTDQRAVLDEVRTIPYGKSASVEAVARTTAVLADVEEGETVVRNALRANPAPLVVPAHRVTDGPNSAPPAVTKRLRDLEGL, encoded by the coding sequence ATGGAGGCAGCCGGCATCTACGCGCGAGAATCGGCGACGCTGGACCGATACGTCCAGATCGGCGTCGTCGGGTCGAAGGTCATCAGCGTCTCCTTTCCCGAGACACCCGACCAGGACGCCGAAGCCGAGCACGCGCTCCTCGACCGAATATTCGGCTACCTGGACGGCGAACCCGACGAATTCCAGGACGTCGACGTCGCCTTCACTATCCCGACGGACCAGCGAGCGGTGCTCGACGAAGTTCGGACGATTCCGTACGGGAAATCGGCGAGCGTCGAGGCGGTCGCTCGAACGACCGCCGTGCTCGCCGACGTCGAGGAGGGAGAGACCGTCGTGCGAAACGCGCTCCGGGCGAACCCCGCGCCGCTCGTGGTCCCCGCCCATCGCGTCACCGACGGACCAAACAGTGCGCCACCAGCCGTCACCAAACGACTCCGCGACCTCGAAGGCCTCTAG
- a CDS encoding type I 3-dehydroquinate dehydratase: MDFDGFVLAASTGDLNEEPAAREHADAVEFRMDLADDPLADLEGYDGTLPLLVTNRPEWEGGERADGPERIGELVTAVSFDAVEAVDVELDALIDTDVHEDASEVLAAAESADVQTVVSSHDFERTPDLSELADRLAQLCALGDVGKLAVTAEHSGQVLDLLRVTYEFSRAGERVATMAMGQPGRHSRVVAPLYGSSIGYAPVDPANATAPGQYDLAQLRTLVDALL; the protein is encoded by the coding sequence ATGGATTTCGACGGGTTCGTCCTGGCAGCGAGTACGGGCGACCTGAACGAAGAGCCGGCGGCACGCGAGCACGCCGACGCCGTCGAGTTTCGCATGGACCTCGCCGACGACCCGCTCGCCGACCTCGAGGGGTACGACGGCACCCTGCCGCTCCTCGTGACGAACCGACCCGAGTGGGAGGGCGGAGAACGGGCCGACGGACCCGAACGGATCGGCGAACTGGTAACAGCAGTCTCGTTCGACGCCGTCGAGGCCGTGGACGTCGAACTCGATGCACTGATCGACACCGACGTCCACGAGGACGCCTCCGAGGTACTGGCGGCAGCGGAATCGGCGGACGTCCAGACCGTCGTCTCGAGCCACGATTTCGAGCGCACACCCGATCTGAGCGAACTCGCCGATCGCCTGGCGCAACTCTGTGCCCTCGGCGACGTCGGCAAACTGGCCGTCACCGCCGAACACAGCGGTCAAGTCCTCGACCTTCTGCGGGTCACGTACGAGTTCTCCCGGGCCGGCGAACGGGTCGCGACGATGGCGATGGGCCAACCAGGCCGTCACTCGCGAGTCGTCGCACCCCTGTACGGCTCGTCGATCGGCTACGCACCGGTCGACCCGGCGAACGCGACTGCACCCGGCCAGTACGACCTCGCACAGTTGCGGACCCTCGTCGACGCCTTGCTCTGA
- the trpB gene encoding tryptophan synthase subunit beta yields the protein MSVGSFGEYGGQYVPEALMPAVEELADAYERYVLENEDGFMDELRRHLREFGGRPTPLQHAAALSDRYGDDVYLKREDLLHGGAHKLNNALGQVLLATYMGKERIIAETGAGQHGTATAMACAYLDVDCEIYMGRTDINRQRPNVFRMRIHDAAVNPVDAGSGTLKEAINATLRDWATNVEDTHYVIGSVVGPHPFPSMVRDFQAVISEEAREQALDQIGALPEAVVACAGGGSNTMGSFANFIDDESVDLYAVEAGGDGITVEDSTGFAPHSASLSAGEDGVLHGARTKLLQTSKGQVVESHSVSAGLDYAGVGPELSHLVDEGRVTPVHVDDDAALNAFHRLSQAEGIIPALESSHAIAFLEDGDFDGPVVVTLSGRGDKDLDTVIEESDRREIPAAPSMEVFDG from the coding sequence ATGAGCGTGGGAAGCTTCGGCGAGTACGGCGGACAGTACGTGCCAGAAGCGCTGATGCCGGCGGTCGAGGAACTCGCCGACGCGTACGAACGCTACGTCCTCGAGAACGAGGACGGATTCATGGACGAACTGCGACGCCATCTCCGGGAGTTCGGCGGTCGGCCGACGCCGTTGCAACACGCGGCGGCCCTGAGCGACCGCTACGGGGACGACGTCTACCTCAAACGGGAGGACCTCCTTCACGGCGGTGCGCACAAACTGAACAACGCCCTCGGACAGGTCCTGCTGGCGACGTACATGGGCAAAGAGCGCATCATCGCGGAGACGGGAGCGGGACAGCACGGCACGGCCACGGCGATGGCCTGCGCGTATCTCGATGTCGATTGCGAGATCTACATGGGCCGGACCGACATCAACCGCCAGCGCCCCAACGTCTTCCGGATGCGGATCCACGACGCGGCCGTCAACCCCGTCGACGCGGGCTCAGGGACGCTCAAGGAAGCCATCAACGCCACGCTACGCGACTGGGCGACGAACGTCGAGGACACCCACTACGTCATCGGCTCGGTCGTCGGCCCCCACCCGTTCCCGAGTATGGTACGTGACTTCCAGGCGGTCATCTCCGAGGAGGCACGCGAACAGGCCCTGGATCAGATCGGGGCCCTCCCGGAGGCCGTGGTGGCCTGTGCGGGTGGCGGGTCGAACACCATGGGTTCGTTCGCGAACTTCATCGACGACGAGTCAGTGGACCTCTACGCCGTCGAGGCCGGTGGCGACGGGATCACGGTCGAGGATTCGACGGGGTTCGCGCCACACTCCGCCTCGCTCTCGGCTGGCGAGGACGGCGTGCTCCACGGCGCGCGGACGAAACTCTTGCAGACGAGCAAGGGGCAGGTCGTCGAGTCCCACAGCGTGAGCGCAGGTCTCGACTACGCCGGTGTCGGCCCGGAGCTCTCTCACCTCGTCGACGAAGGACGGGTCACGCCGGTCCACGTGGACGACGACGCGGCCCTAAATGCTTTCCACCGACTCTCGCAGGCCGAGGGGATTATCCCGGCGCTGGAGAGCAGCCACGCCATCGCCTTCCTGGAAGACGGCGATTTCGATGGCCCGGTCGTCGTCACGCTCTCCGGGCGCGGGGACAAGGACCTCGATACGGTCATCGAGGAGAGCGATCGGCGGGAGATTCCCGCTGCACCGTCGATGGAGGTATTCGATGGGTGA